The sequence below is a genomic window from Cyanobacterium stanieri LEGE 03274.
ACTTCGGGGGAGATTTCCTCTGATTGTTCTAATGGGGAGGAGTAGTCTTCTTGTAATAAGGATAAGGGATCATCTTCATCTAGGGAAGGGGTTTCGGGGGGAGCAATTTTTTCGAGGGCTTTTTGTACCCTAGTATCATTGAAATATTCTTGAACTGAGAGAGATTCCCTTTCAAGGTTTTTAAATTGGGGAAATAGTTCCTTTTTAAACCAATTTTCGGTATAAAAAATCAATCCTGGTACTAAGTCTGGCGAACCTTGGGAAAGTTCTTTGATATACTTAACTTTTTCGGTTTCGTAGCTTTGATTTAAAAGTAGTTCGGCTTTACGAATATTACCTAATAATAACGAACAGATGGACTGTTCAAGATAGACATCCTGATATTGATTGATATGGTTAAGGATATTTTGGGCTTGGATAAGAAGTTCTGGTTTTCTTTCGATAAATCCCCTGACAATGAGGGCATTAACAGTGAGATAGGTGGCCGCCATGGAGGGGCGCTCGGCTTCTTGTTTAAATAATTCCTCTTGTTCGAGGGGGGTGAGATAGGTTCTAACTTCCTGTAAAAATCGGAGAAAATCTTCGGTGTTTAACCCTGATTGATCTTCTTTTTGTCCTTCTATGCCTTCTCTGGAGTTTAGCATTTGTTGGAGCAGGGCGATCGCCTTTTGTCGATCCACTAATTGACTATCGGATTTTGAAACTAATTCAATAATTTCATAGGGACGAACTTTTTGTAAATCATGGTCAATTTCTTGACGAATATGACTAAAGACATTTTGTTGCTCTAGGATAGCATCCGCCGTCAAAAGATAAAGACTAGCATTTTCATATTCCCTTTGATGCCATTTTTCCTTAGCCAAATCTAAATAAGCACTGATGACGGTTAAAATTAAATCTTGCCACCATGACTGTAACTCATTGGTGTCGCTGCTAATTTCCGTAAGAGACTCCTTGCCCTCTAAAAAAGATTGGGCAATATTGAGTAGTAATTCATATTCCCCTAACTCCTGTAACATCATCAAAGCCCCGAGGAGTAAATCTCCATCTACTTCAATGGTAGGGTTAGGGATAGAGGTTTCTGAGAGACTCACCGCATCATCTATGCTCATATCCATGTCTCCGTCTCCGTTAATCACCGCCGCCGCATTACTCGGAAAAATTTCATCATCATATTGTTGACGTTTTTCTTCATCCTGCAAGACGCCATGGGCCAGTTTAATTAGGTTTTGACGAGAGGCGATCGCCGAGGCGCTATATTCACTACGGGGCAATTGTAAGATACGATCTTCGTATGCCTGATTAATTAAATCACCCTCTGCCTGTAGAGGCACACCAAGGATGCGGTAATAGTCTAGGGGTATTTGCACGGTTAACCTAACTTTAAGATGATGATGGTTTGTTCACTTACCATAATAAATAACCATAGAGGTTACTAAGTGACAAGAAGATTTTATCAAAAATTGGAAGATAGATTAACAAACCATTGACCATAAAGCCACGAAATCATGGAATGTTAAAA
It includes:
- a CDS encoding DnaJ domain-containing protein; its protein translation is MQIPLDYYRILGVPLQAEGDLINQAYEDRILQLPRSEYSASAIASRQNLIKLAHGVLQDEEKRQQYDDEIFPSNAAAVINGDGDMDMSIDDAVSLSETSIPNPTIEVDGDLLLGALMMLQELGEYELLLNIAQSFLEGKESLTEISSDTNELQSWWQDLILTVISAYLDLAKEKWHQREYENASLYLLTADAILEQQNVFSHIRQEIDHDLQKVRPYEIIELVSKSDSQLVDRQKAIALLQQMLNSREGIEGQKEDQSGLNTEDFLRFLQEVRTYLTPLEQEELFKQEAERPSMAATYLTVNALIVRGFIERKPELLIQAQNILNHINQYQDVYLEQSICSLLLGNIRKAELLLNQSYETEKVKYIKELSQGSPDLVPGLIFYTENWFKKELFPQFKNLERESLSVQEYFNDTRVQKALEKIAPPETPSLDEDDPLSLLQEDYSSPLEQSEEISPEV